From the genome of Papaver somniferum cultivar HN1 chromosome 2, ASM357369v1, whole genome shotgun sequence, one region includes:
- the LOC113351605 gene encoding uncharacterized protein LOC113351605, whose translation MAKEILALQANNTWVEVDLPPAIKGWSLHQLDVNNAFLQGDLDEEIYMKIPPGLARKGESKVFLLNKSIYGLKQASRQWFAKLSSFLLAEGFTKCLCDHSLFTYHRGSTSIFVLVYVDDIIISGTDDNFICSLKSRLASHFSIKDLGRLQYLLGIEVSRSPKGIFICQRKYVLDILKDSGLTRAHVSSFPMDAHIKLLPTYAKDLTDPSSFHRLIGRLLYLTVTRPDITYAINYLSQFMKHPRTTHLDAAHHVLRYLKGTIGHGIFLSSSSVLSLHGYTDSDWAGCPLTRRSTTCYFVSIGSSPISWKSKKQPTVARSSAEAEYRVMANLTTELQWLRYLFKDLHIPCPLPITISCDNQAAIHIAQNPVFHERTKHKEIDCYFVHGKLMNGLILPKYLPSADQLADVFTKPLGAQQFVRSGSPAPT comes from the exons ATGGCCAAAGAAATCCTTGCTTTACAAGCAAATAATACTTGGGTTGAGGTTGATTTACCACCTG CAATCAAAGGTTGGTCCCTCCATCAGTTGGATGTCAACAATGCATTTCTTCAAGGCGAtttggatgaagaaatttacatgaaaatACCTCCTGGTTTAGCTCGCAAAGGTGAGTCTAAAGTTTTTCTCCTTAACAAATCTATTTATGGCCTTAAACAAGCCTCTAGGCAATGGTTTGCCAAACTTTCTTCATTTTTGTTAGCTGAAGGATTTACAAAATGTCTATGTGATCATTCTCTCTTCACATATCATCGGGGTTCTACCTCTATTTTCGTTCTTGTCTATGTTGACGATATCATCATCTCTGGCACAGATGATAACTTTATTTGTTCTCTTAAATCACGTCTTGCCTCTCATTTTTCCATTAAGGATCTAGGTCGCTTACAATATTTATTAGGAATTGAAGTCTCTCGATCTCCTAAAGGTATTTTTATCTGTCAAAGAAAATATGTCCTAGATATTCTAAAGGACTCAGGGCTCACTAGAGCTCATGTTTCATCTTTTCCCATGGACGCGCATATTAAATTGCTCCCTACATATGCAAAAGATTTAACTGATCCGAGCTCTTTTCATCGTCTAATTGGTCGCCTTTTATATCTCACTGTCACTCGTCCTGATATTACATACGCGATCAATTACTTAAGTCAATTTATGAAGCATCCACGTACAACTCATCTTGATGCTGCTCACCATGTCCTTCGTTATCTCAAAGGTACAATTGGACATGGTATTTTTCTGTCTTCTTCCAGTGTACTCTCATTACATGGATACACTGATTCGGATTGGGCAGGATGTCCACTTACTAGACGATCTACTACATGCTATTTTGTTTCCATAGGTTCTAGTCCTATTTCATGGAAATCAAagaaacaacccactgttgctcgCTCTTccgctgaagctgaatatcgtgtCATGGCTAATCTTACGACTGAACTTCAATGGTTACGTTATCTTTTCAAGGACTTGCATATTCCTTGTCCTTTACCTATCACCATCtcctgtgataatcaagctgcaaTTCACATTGCTCAAAATCCTGTTTTCCATGAACGTACGAAACACAAAGAAATTGATTGTTACTTTGTTCATGGGAAGTTAATGAACGGGTTGATTTTGCCAAAGTATCTCCCATCTGCTGATCAACTCGCTGACGTTTTCACCAAGCCATTAGGAGCACAACAATTCGTCCGTTCAGGCTCtcccgctccaacttga